From a region of the Pseudanabaena sp. ABRG5-3 genome:
- a CDS encoding energy-coupling factor ABC transporter ATP-binding protein yields the protein MHHNPISIENLSYVYPDGIQALKGISLQIGATERVAIVGANGSGKSTLLLHLNGILMPQQGDIVIGEMLLIPNNLLAIRNFVGLVFQNPDDQLFMPTVWEDVAFGPMNQGFKGTDLKTLVSEALVAVGLDVTKYAHRQSYNLSGGEKKRVAIAGVLAMQPQVLVFDEPSAQLDPRSRRQLIQLLQTLPETQLIATHDLDLVLELCDRTIVLSEGKIVYDGNTKQILSDREFLLAHSLEMPLSLNQ from the coding sequence ATGCACCATAACCCTATCTCTATTGAAAACCTCAGTTATGTCTATCCTGATGGTATTCAGGCTTTGAAAGGGATTAGTCTCCAGATTGGGGCAACGGAACGAGTTGCGATTGTGGGGGCAAATGGCTCTGGCAAATCAACATTATTACTACATCTCAATGGCATTCTCATGCCACAGCAAGGCGACATAGTGATCGGCGAGATGCTATTAATACCAAATAATTTGTTAGCAATTAGGAACTTTGTCGGTTTGGTGTTTCAAAATCCTGACGATCAACTATTTATGCCTACGGTTTGGGAAGATGTTGCCTTTGGTCCGATGAATCAAGGATTTAAGGGAACTGACTTGAAAACTCTTGTGTCAGAAGCCTTAGTAGCCGTTGGTCTCGATGTCACCAAATACGCGCATCGCCAATCCTATAACCTATCTGGTGGCGAAAAGAAACGTGTGGCGATCGCAGGAGTATTAGCGATGCAGCCGCAGGTTTTAGTATTTGATGAACCATCCGCCCAACTCGATCCACGATCACGTCGTCAATTAATTCAGCTTTTGCAAACTTTGCCTGAGACTCAGTTAATTGCTACGCACGATCTGGACTTAGTTCTAGAATTATGCGATCGCACGATCGTGTTGAGTGAAGGCAAAATCGTTTATGACGGCAACACCAAACAGATATTAAGTGATCGCGAATTTTTGCTAGCCCATTCTCTCGAGATGCCCCTCAGTCTTAACCAATGA
- a CDS encoding glycosyltransferase family 4 protein — MKHILFILPYLNQGGTEKQALSLIEGLRDRYKISLLAPDGNGAAAFRALPITQRAFTQWDHNFFKGLPELMVGIKEIQQEQEIDLVHIHGAHELMIPVRLVLGRVPIIFTVHGYHEPNMQLSYQSSCWFSNWFADRVISVCASEYNLLREFGLNEKKLHLIYNGVKEPILDLAKSASLARQFHLDPSTQIILGTAARLEEAKGLTYLLQAFAKLTRLSVPTPALVGQGTGSDYQSFGERQTNLRLVIAGNGDLEASLKQEAQDLGISDRVIFTGYLHDLPNLLQLFDIFVLPSLQEACSLACAEAMSQSKPVVGTCVGGIAEQVSDRQTGFIVMPRDPDHLAAKLTELITDQKLRDRFAQNAYSRYQQMFSSEIMLNKTAELYEMYS, encoded by the coding sequence ATGAAACATATTCTTTTTATCTTGCCCTATCTCAATCAAGGTGGTACGGAAAAGCAAGCTCTTAGCCTGATTGAAGGATTGCGTGATCGCTACAAAATATCCCTATTAGCTCCCGATGGTAACGGTGCTGCTGCATTTCGAGCGTTACCAATTACCCAAAGAGCATTTACTCAATGGGATCATAATTTTTTTAAAGGCTTGCCTGAATTGATGGTGGGTATTAAAGAAATTCAACAGGAACAGGAGATCGATCTTGTGCATATTCATGGAGCCCATGAATTGATGATACCTGTGCGCTTGGTATTGGGACGAGTTCCAATTATTTTTACAGTGCATGGCTACCATGAGCCAAATATGCAGCTTAGCTATCAAAGTTCTTGCTGGTTTAGTAATTGGTTTGCCGATCGCGTAATTAGTGTATGTGCATCGGAATATAACCTCTTGCGCGAATTTGGGCTAAATGAGAAAAAGCTCCATTTAATTTATAACGGTGTTAAAGAACCAATTCTGGATCTTGCTAAATCAGCAAGTCTTGCCCGCCAATTCCATCTTGATCCATCAACTCAGATCATCCTTGGTACAGCCGCCCGTCTTGAGGAAGCTAAAGGTTTAACTTACTTACTCCAAGCCTTTGCCAAGCTCACCCGTCTATCAGTGCCAACTCCTGCTCTGGTTGGACAAGGGACAGGTAGTGACTATCAGTCTTTTGGTGAGAGACAAACTAATCTCCGTCTAGTCATTGCAGGTAATGGTGATTTGGAAGCCAGCCTCAAGCAAGAAGCTCAAGACTTAGGCATCAGCGATCGCGTAATTTTTACAGGCTATCTCCATGACTTACCAAATCTGCTGCAATTGTTTGATATTTTCGTACTGCCATCTTTGCAAGAAGCTTGTAGCCTTGCCTGTGCTGAGGCAATGTCTCAAAGTAAGCCCGTAGTTGGTACTTGTGTGGGTGGTATTGCTGAACAGGTTAGCGATCGCCAAACAGGTTTCATTGTCATGCCCCGCGATCCTGATCATCTAGCGGCAAAACTGACAGAATTAATTACCGATCAAAAACTACGCGATCGCTTTGCTCAAAATGCCTATAGTCGTTATCAGCAAATGTTTTCCAGCGAAATAATGCTCAATAAAACCGCAGAACTTTACGAGATGTATAGCTGA
- a CDS encoding lipid-A-disaccharide synthase-related protein, giving the protein MPTKRVLFISNGHGEDLNACEVLKALRHKYPHVEAIALPLVGDGKAYRRAGVEIATPTKALPSGGFGYMSLRKQIADFQSGLVSLTWQQIKAAKSCGQTCDFVFATGDVLPAIFAYLTGLPYALFLVSSSGFYENRFTPRWELALIMRSPRCRQILTRDAYSAELLQQGGYTHTSFAGYPIMDVLEPTGKHLHLIPNVPMIALLSGSRLPEAAENLVLQMRLCVAIAQEFAPNPVQFRAALVPSLMPQLPELATNAGWEYADGKLHQRDLDISVLCFSDAFPDILQQCDLAIGMAGTAVEQAVGLGKPVVQIMGNGPQFSYRFAEAQQRLLGLSVQTIGKKSATPEILREAARCVKRTLGDRDYLECCKQNGLERVGTKGGSEGLADAIASQIFSGDAMKH; this is encoded by the coding sequence ATGCCAACAAAACGAGTTCTGTTTATCAGTAATGGTCACGGTGAGGATTTGAATGCTTGTGAAGTCCTGAAAGCTCTACGACACAAGTATCCTCATGTAGAAGCGATCGCATTGCCATTGGTGGGAGATGGCAAAGCCTATCGTCGTGCAGGGGTAGAAATTGCGACACCAACCAAAGCTCTACCATCGGGGGGGTTTGGCTATATGAGTTTGCGGAAACAGATTGCCGACTTTCAGTCGGGGTTGGTTAGCTTAACTTGGCAACAAATTAAAGCCGCAAAGTCATGTGGTCAAACCTGTGATTTTGTGTTTGCGACTGGTGATGTTCTTCCTGCGATTTTTGCTTACCTGACAGGATTACCCTATGCGCTGTTTTTAGTCTCTTCCTCAGGTTTTTATGAAAATCGCTTCACTCCGCGTTGGGAACTAGCACTGATCATGCGATCGCCAAGGTGTCGGCAAATTTTGACACGCGATGCCTATAGTGCGGAACTACTGCAACAAGGGGGATACACACATACTAGTTTTGCGGGCTATCCAATCATGGATGTTTTGGAACCAACGGGCAAGCATCTGCATTTAATCCCTAATGTGCCAATGATCGCTTTATTGTCTGGAAGTCGTTTGCCTGAAGCTGCGGAAAACTTGGTATTGCAAATGCGCCTATGTGTCGCGATCGCCCAAGAATTTGCCCCTAATCCCGTTCAGTTTCGGGCAGCTCTCGTACCAAGCCTGATGCCGCAGTTGCCTGAACTTGCCACCAATGCAGGTTGGGAATATGCCGATGGCAAGCTCCATCAGAGGGATTTAGATATCAGCGTCCTTTGTTTTAGTGATGCCTTTCCTGATATTTTGCAACAATGTGATCTAGCGATCGGCATGGCAGGAACCGCCGTTGAGCAGGCTGTAGGACTAGGAAAACCCGTTGTCCAAATTATGGGAAATGGTCCCCAATTTTCCTATCGGTTTGCCGAGGCCCAACAACGATTGCTGGGTTTATCAGTCCAAACCATTGGCAAAAAATCCGCTACACCTGAGATTTTGCGAGAAGCAGCAAGGTGTGTAAAAAGGACTTTAGGTGATCGCGATTATTTAGAATGCTGCAAACAAAATGGTTTAGAGAGGGTTGGTACTAAAGGTGGTTCCGAAGGCTTAGCCGATGCGATCGCTAGTCAAATATTTAGCGGTGATGCTATGAAGCATTAA
- a CDS encoding NAD(P)H-quinone oxidoreductase subunit 4: MTLDQFPWLTAIVLLPLIASLLIPILPDKEGKTVRWYALGVGIADFILMCYAFWKNYDPSSATFQLAEKYTWIPQLGLSWAVSVDGISAPLVLLAGLVTTLSIFAAWQVNIKPRLFYFLMLVLYSAQIGVFVAQDLLMFFIMWEVELIPVYLLVSIWGGQKRQYAATKFLLYTAAASIFILVAGLAMALYGNNLTFDMAELALKEFPLFLELPLYAGLLIAFGVKLAIFPLHTWLPDAHGEASSPVSMILAGVLLKMGGYGLIRLNMGLLEHAHVYFAPVLAMLGVVNIVYGAVNSFAQTNMKRRLAFSSVSHMGFVLIGIASFTDLGISGAMLQMLSHGLIASVLFFLAGVTYDRTHTMLLNEMGYIGKVMPKVFALFTVGALASLALPGMSGFASEIAVFVGMTSSDVYSSTFRTVTVFLAAVGVILTPIYLLSMLRQIFYACEGNPTCDINPSCDISDISLKAQGNQEVVCFGTSCALPSESDFSDARPREVFIAVCFLVPIIAIGAYPKMATNIYDATTVVINSQMRQAHADVASSKKSPILAQPSSFPMLSEAKVNAVLANK, encoded by the coding sequence ATGACATTAGACCAATTTCCTTGGCTTACCGCGATTGTCCTGCTCCCCCTCATAGCTTCCTTACTAATCCCCATATTGCCAGACAAAGAAGGCAAAACTGTGCGTTGGTATGCATTAGGTGTAGGCATCGCTGACTTTATTTTGATGTGCTACGCCTTCTGGAAAAACTATGATCCGAGCAGTGCAACCTTCCAGCTCGCGGAAAAGTACACATGGATACCCCAGTTAGGTCTCAGTTGGGCGGTCTCGGTCGATGGCATCTCTGCACCCTTAGTACTACTTGCAGGGCTTGTTACTACGCTATCCATCTTCGCGGCGTGGCAAGTTAATATCAAACCTCGCTTGTTCTACTTCCTCATGTTGGTGCTGTACTCTGCACAGATCGGCGTATTTGTTGCCCAAGATCTCCTGATGTTTTTCATCATGTGGGAAGTAGAACTAATTCCTGTGTATTTGCTCGTTTCCATCTGGGGCGGTCAAAAGCGCCAGTATGCAGCAACTAAGTTTTTGCTTTACACCGCCGCCGCTTCTATTTTTATCTTGGTGGCAGGCTTAGCAATGGCGCTCTATGGCAATAACCTCACCTTTGACATGGCAGAGCTAGCCCTCAAAGAATTTCCTCTGTTCCTAGAGCTTCCCCTCTATGCAGGTTTGTTAATTGCTTTTGGTGTCAAACTCGCAATTTTCCCTCTCCATACTTGGTTGCCCGACGCTCATGGCGAAGCATCTTCACCTGTATCGATGATTTTGGCTGGTGTCCTTCTTAAAATGGGTGGATATGGTCTGATTCGTCTAAATATGGGATTGCTTGAACATGCTCATGTTTACTTCGCACCCGTATTAGCGATGTTAGGTGTAGTCAATATTGTTTACGGGGCGGTAAATTCCTTTGCCCAAACCAATATGAAGCGCCGCCTTGCTTTCTCCTCAGTTTCCCACATGGGCTTTGTCCTGATTGGGATTGCTTCATTCACTGACTTGGGAATCAGTGGGGCAATGTTACAAATGCTTTCCCATGGATTGATTGCTTCGGTCTTGTTCTTCCTTGCTGGTGTTACCTACGATCGCACCCACACGATGTTATTGAACGAGATGGGTTACATCGGTAAGGTAATGCCTAAGGTATTTGCCCTATTTACCGTTGGGGCATTGGCATCTTTGGCTCTTCCTGGAATGAGTGGTTTCGCTAGTGAAATTGCTGTATTTGTGGGTATGACCTCTAGCGATGTCTATAGCTCTACTTTCCGCACAGTCACAGTATTCCTCGCCGCAGTTGGCGTAATTCTCACTCCGATTTATTTGCTTTCCATGTTGCGTCAGATTTTCTACGCCTGTGAGGGTAATCCTACCTGTGATATCAATCCTTCCTGCGATATCTCAGACATCAGTCTCAAAGCACAAGGCAATCAAGAAGTAGTTTGTTTCGGTACAAGTTGTGCCTTGCCTAGTGAATCTGACTTTAGTGATGCGAGACCTCGTGAAGTATTTATTGCGGTTTGCTTCTTAGTACCAATTATTGCGATCGGTGCTTATCCCAAGATGGCAACCAATATTTACGATGCGACCACGGTGGTGATTAATTCGCAAATGCGTCAAGCCCATGCTGATGTAGCATCGTCGAAAAAGTCACCAATCTTGGCTCAGCCATCTTCTTTTCCTATGCTTTCTGAAGCGAAGGTAAATGCAGTTTTAGCTAACAAGTAA
- a CDS encoding Rpn family recombination-promoting nuclease/putative transposase — MFYPRLSGDRYINPLTDFGFKRLFGTEPNKNLLIDFLNVILPPQHRVKELTYRSTENLGNSPSDRKAIFDLYCQSEKGEKFIVEMQKAKHNYFKDRSIYYASFPIQEQAERGDWNYKLMPVYTIGILDFIFDEDKNDDTFVHIVELKDQDCKVFYEKLKFIYVELPKFKKTIDQLKDHFDKWLFLLKHLPDLEEPPLPLQENVFIQLFEVAQITNFSQEERDTYENSLKYYRDMKGVIETAREEGMRSLLLKQLSRKLGNVPDEIKVLLPQLGQEQLDELSEVLFDLESLEDLNNWLENINNHL; from the coding sequence ATGTTTTATCCTCGACTTAGTGGCGATCGCTATATCAACCCACTTACAGACTTTGGCTTCAAGCGACTATTTGGAACAGAGCCAAATAAAAACCTATTGATTGACTTCCTTAATGTAATATTGCCACCCCAACATCGAGTCAAAGAGCTCACCTACCGCAGTACCGAAAATCTTGGCAATAGCCCAAGCGATCGTAAAGCCATCTTCGATCTTTACTGCCAAAGTGAAAAGGGAGAAAAATTTATTGTCGAAATGCAGAAAGCCAAACATAACTACTTTAAAGATCGCAGCATTTACTACGCCTCTTTTCCCATCCAAGAACAAGCAGAAAGAGGAGATTGGAACTACAAGCTCATGCCTGTTTATACCATCGGCATTTTAGATTTTATTTTTGATGAAGATAAAAACGATGATACTTTCGTGCATATCGTTGAGTTAAAAGATCAAGATTGCAAGGTTTTTTATGAAAAGTTGAAATTTATTTATGTAGAATTACCAAAGTTTAAGAAAACGATTGATCAATTAAAAGACCATTTTGACAAGTGGCTATTTTTACTCAAACATCTCCCCGACCTAGAAGAGCCACCTTTGCCTTTGCAAGAAAATGTATTTATTCAATTGTTTGAAGTCGCGCAGATAACGAACTTTTCTCAAGAGGAAAGAGATACTTATGAAAATAGCTTAAAGTACTATCGAGATATGAAAGGTGTTATAGAAACAGCAAGAGAAGAAGGTATGCGATCGCTTTTGCTAAAACAGCTTTCTCGCAAACTAGGAAACGTACCCGATGAAATTAAAGTTCTGTTACCTCAGCTAGGGCAAGAACAATTAGATGAATTGAGTGAGGTCTTGTTTGATTTAGAAAGTTTGGAAGATTTAAACAATTGGCTCGAAAATATTAACAATCATCTATAA
- a CDS encoding type II toxin-antitoxin system YhaV family toxin, whose amino-acid sequence MIRNGWEIYFHRNLFGEQRRQLKEQVKQLKVNLPLEEFVKHSTVKLLAAVMVGIKEKIVLDPFAPQFALKGALRHYGRLKGMGLSDRYRLFFRAFESGGRKVLIVLWLGFPRKEGDKYEFFSRMVHNGDFPENLEQMLSETDVI is encoded by the coding sequence ATCATTCGCAATGGTTGGGAAATTTACTTCCATCGTAATTTATTTGGTGAACAAAGACGGCAACTAAAGGAACAGGTCAAACAACTAAAAGTGAATCTACCGCTTGAAGAGTTTGTTAAACATTCTACGGTTAAATTGCTTGCTGCTGTGATGGTGGGGATTAAGGAAAAAATAGTTCTCGATCCGTTTGCTCCTCAATTTGCACTCAAGGGTGCGCTGAGGCATTATGGGCGATTGAAGGGAATGGGATTAAGTGATCGCTATCGGCTCTTTTTTCGAGCTTTTGAGTCAGGAGGTCGGAAGGTATTAATTGTGCTTTGGTTGGGATTTCCACGAAAGGAAGGCGATAAATATGAGTTTTTTTCTCGGATGGTGCATAATGGCGATTTTCCTGAGAATTTAGAACAAATGCTTTCGGAAACTGATGTTATTTAA
- a CDS encoding Txe/YoeB family addiction module toxin: MYKIIFMTQAQKDAKKLASSGLKPKVLQLIKIIEEDPLQYPPDYEFLKGDMKGLISRRINKQHRIVYEIFESEKLIRIYRMWSHYE, translated from the coding sequence ATGTACAAAATAATTTTCATGACACAAGCTCAAAAAGATGCCAAAAAGCTTGCTTCCAGTGGATTGAAACCCAAAGTTCTGCAACTCATCAAAATAATTGAAGAAGACCCATTACAATATCCGCCAGATTATGAATTTTTAAAAGGAGACATGAAAGGGCTAATCAGTCGCCGCATCAACAAACAGCATCGGATAGTTTACGAAATCTTTGAATCAGAAAAATTGATTAGAATCTATCGGATGTGGAGTCATTATGAATAG
- a CDS encoding type II toxin-antitoxin system RelE/ParE family toxin translates to MSYQILIQPTAFQEIETSYRWMCDNLNADVANNWYYELQDAIASLQTFPKRCPIAPEASIVGREIRQFLIGKRKKYRVLFVVENEVIAILHVRHSHQSYVGESFE, encoded by the coding sequence ATGAGTTACCAAATCCTCATTCAACCTACTGCTTTTCAAGAAATTGAAACATCCTATCGTTGGATGTGCGACAACCTAAACGCCGATGTAGCAAACAACTGGTATTACGAACTTCAAGACGCGATCGCCTCACTACAAACATTCCCAAAGCGATGTCCCATAGCACCAGAAGCCTCAATAGTTGGGCGTGAAATTCGTCAATTTCTGATAGGTAAACGAAAGAAATATAGAGTTTTGTTTGTCGTTGAGAACGAAGTCATAGCGATTCTTCATGTTCGCCATAGCCATCAATCCTATGTAGGTGAGAGTTTTGAATGA
- a CDS encoding prevent-host-death family protein: MTLKELLLQEINSTPNEQIEDLFGIFKSLKTPTNNPLGTYRELLERIDYLEAIVGIRKGLDEFDQGKGIPAEQALATLQQKFSIPPRP, encoded by the coding sequence ATGACACTTAAAGAATTACTATTACAAGAAATTAATAGCACACCAAACGAACAGATAGAAGATCTATTTGGTATTTTTAAGTCACTCAAAACGCCTACAAATAACCCATTAGGGACATACCGTGAACTTTTAGAACGGATTGATTATCTAGAAGCGATCGTAGGTATTCGCAAAGGGCTAGATGAATTTGACCAAGGGAAGGGAATTCCTGCTGAACAAGCATTGGCAACTCTACAGCAAAAATTTAGCATTCCCCCTCGCCCATGA
- a CDS encoding DUF4926 domain-containing protein has protein sequence MLTSSVKLLDVVALTIDLPQDNLWRGQVGTVVEILANGQAFEVEFSDRNGRTYESLGLTPEEFMILRFEPTLPNPKSQLVTA, from the coding sequence ATGTTAACAAGTTCAGTAAAACTTCTAGATGTCGTAGCTCTAACTATCGATCTTCCCCAAGATAATTTATGGCGCGGACAGGTAGGTACAGTTGTTGAGATACTTGCCAATGGTCAAGCCTTTGAAGTCGAATTTAGCGATCGCAATGGTCGCACATACGAATCTCTAGGATTAACTCCAGAAGAATTTATGATCCTACGTTTCGAGCCAACATTACCTAATCCAAAATCTCAATTAGTTACAGCATGA
- a CDS encoding DUF6883 domain-containing protein, with protein sequence MLIPNANNAIVDIRKLRDYCLNLEHDDGKHKARLFSSILGMKAENAEELRLILLEIIKTHEAKLCRSDKFGQRYTMDFEITWQNRNATLRSGWIIEHSSNIPKLTTCYPL encoded by the coding sequence ATGCTAATTCCCAACGCCAACAACGCCATTGTTGATATTCGTAAATTACGGGATTACTGTCTTAATCTAGAACATGATGACGGTAAACATAAAGCCAGACTGTTTTCCTCAATTCTTGGCATGAAAGCAGAAAATGCTGAAGAATTAAGGCTGATTCTGCTAGAGATTATCAAAACCCATGAAGCTAAATTATGCAGATCTGATAAATTTGGGCAACGATACACTATGGATTTTGAGATTACGTGGCAAAATAGAAATGCAACCCTGCGGAGTGGATGGATTATTGAACATAGTTCAAATATTCCAAAACTAACGACTTGCTACCCTCTGTAG
- a CDS encoding P-loop NTPase fold protein translates to MTDTLPLLIQPVIRYPKEAEVGKTYLMEIDLQIPESGFDWQYEEEEYLIYCMVNARNLFTVTSVGEPSIMLHRFCGTYGSAKFLLEADIEEKSGSLTIVFVNQWGNHIRSVNCAVILQKTPKISSNLINPELLLQKEIKDNALPVDLKVFNIHKSKGTDSDLVEKFQSASHNLQLFPLLTKEERDNFLVDYGNESIDILEQKVLDCNENTNHFLFAGHRGCGKSTLLYSFARQMEEHFFTVSFSIAELIEMQDINHITILFAITFKMMEKAEQENVKISKHKKQAFNDWFKKITRTGAFELKGYMSDGLSLLDAIKSKLLAEQITREEIKIKFMQNLRDLIDTLNAIATEIKLATKSEILVIVDDLDKTDLAQINDIFHKNLKALLQTKFIVIYTVPISMIHDINLKTHVEHETGNHIFVMPVLKLYPKGESRKSDGKPNAHALQVLKSVLMRRITPDLLESGIEEKIVLMSGGVLREAIKIAKLCCGLILIRLRKKLRNRENIQDVRIDNYIVDEAFDDIRNDMKITLSRRDRQILLQVYYNYAPEDPKDQEFLDLLHNGVIIEYRNRQTWYDIHPLMVEQLRIEKLIE, encoded by the coding sequence ATGACTGATACTTTACCGCTATTGATTCAGCCTGTGATTAGATACCCCAAGGAGGCGGAGGTTGGTAAGACATATCTGATGGAAATCGATTTGCAGATTCCTGAGTCTGGGTTTGACTGGCAGTATGAGGAGGAAGAGTATTTAATTTATTGCATGGTGAATGCTAGAAATCTGTTTACTGTTACATCTGTTGGTGAACCTTCGATCATGCTACATCGGTTTTGTGGAACTTATGGAAGTGCAAAGTTTTTACTTGAGGCGGATATAGAAGAAAAAAGTGGTTCTCTCACAATAGTTTTTGTAAACCAGTGGGGAAACCACATTAGATCTGTAAACTGTGCAGTGATTCTACAGAAAACACCTAAAATATCTTCAAATTTAATAAATCCTGAATTACTCTTGCAAAAAGAAATTAAAGATAATGCTTTACCAGTAGATCTTAAAGTGTTTAATATCCATAAGTCGAAGGGAACAGATAGCGATCTAGTCGAGAAATTTCAATCAGCTTCACACAACTTACAACTGTTCCCCCTCTTGACTAAAGAGGAGCGCGATAATTTTCTGGTAGATTATGGCAATGAGAGCATTGATATATTAGAACAGAAGGTCTTAGATTGTAACGAAAACACAAATCATTTTTTGTTTGCTGGACATCGCGGCTGTGGCAAATCTACTTTATTGTACAGTTTTGCACGTCAGATGGAGGAACATTTTTTTACGGTGTCTTTCTCAATAGCTGAATTAATTGAGATGCAAGATATCAACCATATTACTATTCTTTTTGCAATCACTTTTAAGATGATGGAAAAAGCGGAACAGGAAAATGTAAAAATTTCTAAGCATAAAAAGCAAGCTTTTAATGACTGGTTTAAGAAAATTACTAGAACGGGGGCTTTTGAGCTAAAAGGTTATATGAGTGACGGTTTAAGTTTGCTTGATGCCATTAAAAGTAAACTCTTGGCAGAACAAATTACTAGAGAAGAGATTAAAATTAAGTTCATGCAAAATCTCCGTGATTTGATTGATACTTTGAATGCGATTGCGACTGAAATTAAGTTGGCTACAAAATCAGAAATATTAGTTATTGTTGACGATCTTGATAAAACTGATTTGGCTCAAATCAATGATATTTTCCACAAGAATCTTAAGGCTTTACTCCAGACTAAATTCATTGTCATTTATACAGTACCTATCTCTATGATTCACGATATTAATTTGAAAACACATGTTGAACATGAAACAGGTAATCACATTTTTGTAATGCCTGTGTTAAAGCTTTATCCCAAGGGGGAGAGTCGAAAATCTGATGGTAAACCTAATGCTCACGCATTACAGGTTTTAAAATCAGTTCTGATGAGACGTATTACTCCCGATCTGCTTGAATCTGGTATTGAAGAAAAGATTGTGCTGATGAGTGGAGGGGTGCTGAGAGAAGCAATTAAAATCGCGAAATTATGTTGCGGGTTAATTTTGATAAGACTACGGAAAAAATTAAGGAATAGAGAAAATATTCAAGATGTACGAATTGATAATTACATTGTGGATGAGGCTTTTGATGATATTCGCAATGATATGAAAATTACTCTTAGCAGGAGAGATCGACAGATCTTACTCCAAGTGTATTATAACTATGCTCCAGAAGATCCCAAAGATCAAGAATTTCTAGATTTGCTACATAATGGTGTTATAATTGAATATCGCAACCGCCAGACTTGGTATGATATCCATCCTTTAATGGTTGAACAATTGAGAATTGAGAAATTAATTGAATGA